The following are encoded together in the Triticum dicoccoides isolate Atlit2015 ecotype Zavitan chromosome 6B, WEW_v2.0, whole genome shotgun sequence genome:
- the LOC119320895 gene encoding ATP synthase subunit beta, chloroplastic-like has translation RIFNVLGEPVDNLGPVDSSATFPIHRSAPAFIELDTKLSIFETGIKVVDLLAPYRRGGKIGLFGGAGVGKTVLIMELINNIAKAHGGVSVFGGVGERTREGNDLYMEMKESGVINEKNIEESKVALVYGQMNEPPGARMRVGLTALTMAEYFRDVNKQDVLLFIDNIFRFVQAGSEVSALLGRMPSAVGYQPTLSTEMGSLQERIASTKKGSITSIQAVYVPADDLTDPAPATTFAHLDATTVLSRGLASKGIYPAVDPLDSTSTMLQPRIVGNEHYETAQRVKETLQRYKELQDIIAILGYHGHPRYP, from the coding sequence CGAATTTTCAACGTTCTTGGGGAGCCTGTTGACAATTTGGGTCCTGTAGATAGTAGTGCAACGTTCCCTATTCATAGATCTGCGCCTGCCTTTATCGAGTTAGATACGAAATTATCCATCTTTGAAACAGGTATTAAGGTCGTCGATCTTTTAGCTCCTTATCGACGTGGaggaaaaataggactatttggggGGGCTGGAGTAGGTAAAACAGTACTGATCATGGAATTAATCAATAACATTGCTAAAGCTCATGGGGGCGTATCCGTATTCGGTGGAGTAGGGGAACGGACTCGTGAAGGAAATGATCTTTATATGGAAATGAAGGAATCCGGAGTAATTAATGAAAAAAATATTGAGGAATCAAAGGTAGCTCTAGTCTATGGCCAAATGAATGAACCACCGGGAGCTCGTATGAGAGTTGGTTTAACTGCCCTAACTATGGCAGAATATTTCCGAGATGTTAATAAGCAAGACGTGCTTTTATTTATCGATAATATCTTTCGTTTTGTTCAAGCAGGATCAGAGGTATCCGCTTTATTAGGGAGAATGCCCTCCGCAGTGGGTTATCAACCTACTCTTAGTACAGAAATGGGTTCTTTGCAAGAAAGAATTGCTTCTACTAAAAAGGGATCTATAACTTCGATTCAAGCAGTTTATGTACCTGCAGACGATTTGACCGACCCTGCCCCTGCCACAACATTTGCACATTTGGATGCTACTACCGTACTTTCCAGAGGATTAGCTTCCAAGGGTATTTATCCAGCAGTAGATCCTTTAGATTCAACCTCGACTATGTTACAGCCTCGGATCGTTGGCAACGAACATTATGAAACTGCGCAAAGAGTTAAGGAAACTTTACAACGTTACAAAGAACTTCAGGACATTATTGCAATTCTTG